From the Candidatus Methylomirabilota bacterium genome, one window contains:
- a CDS encoding phosphatase PAP2 family protein, whose protein sequence is MDPIVVARWRALCLVMLGAFLGMSVVIYAIGLLPGDGSLHREVLLARGTLAHAIARWTNHGGRWEFLGPAMIVLLLWSPIARRRWWLWCGTLLLSGAVEQLFKLVVGRPRPRGVNWGFPSGHVTAIATFVVLMLYVLSRERVSPAARLALLAVSIVLVGSVGYARIILNAHWPSDVLGGVLLGGGCAAAAAWWDAAHPAGHPRTRTAATDTVRIGG, encoded by the coding sequence ATGGACCCGATCGTCGTCGCTCGCTGGCGGGCACTCTGCCTCGTCATGCTCGGCGCTTTTCTCGGGATGAGCGTGGTCATCTACGCGATCGGCCTCCTGCCCGGCGACGGCTCGCTGCATCGGGAGGTGCTCCTGGCCCGCGGCACCCTCGCCCACGCGATCGCCCGCTGGACCAATCACGGCGGCCGGTGGGAATTTCTCGGCCCCGCGATGATCGTGCTGCTCCTGTGGTCGCCGATCGCGCGCCGCCGCTGGTGGCTCTGGTGCGGCACCCTCCTGCTGTCCGGGGCGGTGGAGCAGCTGTTCAAGCTCGTGGTGGGCCGTCCGCGTCCGCGCGGCGTGAACTGGGGATTCCCCAGCGGGCACGTCACCGCGATCGCCACCTTCGTGGTGCTGATGCTCTACGTGCTGTCGCGCGAGCGGGTGTCGCCCGCGGCGCGGCTGGCGCTGCTCGCGGTCTCGATCGTCCTGGTGGGATCGGTCGGCTACGCGCGCATCATCCTCAACGCGCACTGGCCCTCCGACGTGCTGGGTGGCGTCTTGCTCGGGGGCGGCTGCGCGGCCGCCGCCGCGTGGTGGGACGCCGCGCATCCGGCTGGCCATCCTCGGACCCGGACCGCCGCCACCGACACCGTCCGGATCGGCGGCTAG
- a CDS encoding AAA family ATPase — protein MRLVGFQVQMYRCVMDSTWIPVTPLTVLVGKNESGKTAVLKALHKLNPFHPEPYHLREWPRGHRGARSTDQVACTAELELSAAEEADLAGLIGTAGPLKRVKVTRDYGGTLTVVFPPSVGAESIPPSAHDYVVSHLPTFVYLDEYGIFRGHAILNQVQQRRDEGTLTDEDRTFLTILDEAGLDLDRETQAAAAASKEDRQYDLSDAAATLTRKLADHWTSRRYELDFRVDGFEFFTFVKSDRDRALTRLEERSRGFQWFFSFDLMLMHETRGRLKECVILLDEPGLHLHPQAQRDLLERLAGYTETNTLIYTTHLPFMVDLTRPKGIRVIGESEAGSVVSEDLGRSEPEAKAVLQAALGIQGRLGHPVAERNLVVEGADDAWFLTALSNLMIRSGLAGLPADLMISAAGTPSEVTALAAFLAGQSSQVVALYDSDAAGNAAKDELINDWLVRYRGGKAGALSVGPAMKVMGRDVSVEDLFPEDFYLKHVLEVYKQPLAGAGTTAVTLPAGTQLVKRVEAFFHGVGVPFNRGAVARRICEEINRMRSTDHLPTSSKPKVEALIAAINKALE, from the coding sequence ATGAGACTCGTCGGCTTCCAGGTGCAGATGTATCGCTGTGTCATGGATTCCACCTGGATTCCGGTCACGCCGCTCACCGTGCTGGTCGGCAAGAACGAATCCGGCAAGACCGCGGTCCTGAAGGCGCTGCACAAGCTCAACCCGTTCCATCCGGAGCCCTATCACCTGCGGGAGTGGCCGCGCGGCCATCGGGGCGCCCGCTCGACGGACCAGGTGGCCTGCACCGCCGAGCTCGAGCTGTCCGCAGCCGAGGAAGCCGATCTGGCCGGCCTGATCGGAACGGCCGGCCCGCTCAAGCGCGTGAAGGTGACGCGCGACTACGGGGGGACGCTGACGGTGGTCTTCCCTCCGTCGGTCGGCGCGGAATCGATTCCCCCGAGCGCGCACGACTACGTCGTCTCGCACCTGCCCACCTTCGTCTATCTCGACGAGTACGGGATCTTCCGGGGTCACGCGATCCTGAACCAGGTCCAGCAGCGCCGGGACGAAGGGACCTTGACCGACGAGGACCGCACGTTCCTCACCATTCTCGACGAGGCGGGCCTCGACCTCGATCGCGAGACGCAGGCCGCGGCGGCCGCCTCGAAGGAGGACCGCCAGTACGATCTCAGCGACGCGGCCGCCACCCTGACCCGCAAGCTCGCCGACCACTGGACGTCGCGGCGCTACGAGCTGGACTTCCGGGTGGACGGCTTCGAGTTCTTCACCTTCGTGAAGAGCGATCGGGACCGCGCGCTGACCCGCCTCGAGGAGCGGTCGCGCGGGTTCCAGTGGTTCTTCTCCTTCGACCTGATGCTGATGCACGAGACGCGGGGCCGGCTGAAGGAGTGCGTGATTCTCCTGGACGAGCCGGGCCTCCATCTCCACCCCCAGGCCCAGCGCGATCTGCTCGAGCGGCTCGCCGGCTACACGGAGACGAACACCCTGATCTACACGACCCACCTGCCCTTCATGGTGGACCTGACGCGCCCGAAGGGGATCCGCGTCATCGGCGAATCGGAGGCGGGCTCGGTGGTCTCGGAGGACCTGGGCCGGAGCGAGCCCGAGGCCAAGGCGGTGCTGCAGGCCGCGCTCGGCATCCAGGGCCGGCTGGGCCACCCGGTGGCCGAGCGCAACCTGGTGGTGGAAGGCGCCGACGACGCGTGGTTCCTCACCGCGCTCTCCAACCTGATGATCCGCTCCGGATTGGCCGGCCTCCCCGCCGACCTGATGATCAGCGCGGCGGGCACGCCGTCGGAGGTGACCGCGCTCGCCGCGTTCCTGGCCGGGCAGAGCTCGCAGGTGGTGGCCCTCTACGACAGCGACGCCGCGGGCAACGCGGCGAAGGACGAGCTGATCAACGACTGGCTGGTGCGCTACCGCGGAGGCAAGGCGGGCGCGCTGAGCGTGGGCCCGGCCATGAAGGTCATGGGCCGCGACGTGTCCGTCGAGGATCTGTTCCCCGAGGACTTCTACCTCAAGCACGTCCTCGAGGTCTACAAGCAGCCGCTCGCCGGCGCGGGAACGACCGCGGTCACGCTGCCCGCCGGCACCCAGCTGGTGAAGCGCGTCGAGGCCTTCTTCCACGGTGTCGGCGTGCCGTTCAACCGCGGCGCGGTGGCCCGCCGCATCTGCGAGGAGATCAATCGCATGCGATCGACCGATCACCTGCCCACGTCCTCGAAGCCGAAGGTCGAGGCGTTGATCGCGGCGATCAACAAGGCCCTGGAATAG
- a CDS encoding metal ABC transporter permease — MPEFLQYGFMHRAFAAGVVTALICPVIGVFLIPRRLSLIADTLSHVALAGVALGLVLGISPVLGALLVALAGAVGMERLRARGVLEGDAALAVFLSGGFAVAVVLISLARGFNADLFAILFGSILTVTTGDVWLILALGATVSVAIGGFYRQLLAITLNEDLARTSGVPVGALNLLLTVLTALTTVVAMRMVGVLLVSAMIVIPALTGFALGRSFHAATAVAIVVALLSMTGGLIAAYYLRLAAGGAVVLTALLFFAAASLARRRAPAIAREALP; from the coding sequence ATGCCCGAGTTCCTCCAGTACGGCTTCATGCACCGGGCGTTCGCGGCGGGCGTGGTCACCGCGCTGATCTGCCCGGTCATCGGAGTCTTCCTGATCCCGCGCCGCCTCTCCCTCATCGCGGACACGCTGTCCCACGTGGCCCTGGCCGGCGTGGCCCTGGGCCTGGTGCTCGGCATCTCGCCGGTGCTGGGCGCGCTGCTGGTGGCCCTCGCGGGCGCGGTGGGCATGGAGCGGCTGCGCGCGCGGGGCGTGCTGGAGGGTGACGCGGCGCTCGCGGTGTTCCTCTCCGGCGGCTTCGCGGTGGCGGTGGTGCTCATCAGCCTGGCGCGCGGCTTCAACGCCGATCTGTTCGCGATCCTGTTCGGCAGCATCCTCACCGTCACCACCGGCGACGTCTGGCTGATCCTGGCCCTCGGGGCCACGGTTTCCGTGGCCATCGGCGGCTTCTACCGGCAGCTGCTCGCCATCACGCTCAACGAGGACCTGGCCCGGACCAGCGGGGTGCCGGTCGGGGCCCTGAACCTGCTGCTGACCGTGCTCACCGCCCTGACCACGGTGGTGGCGATGCGCATGGTGGGCGTGCTGCTGGTCTCCGCGATGATCGTGATCCCGGCGCTGACCGGCTTCGCGCTCGGCCGGAGCTTCCACGCCGCCACCGCGGTGGCGATCGTGGTGGCGCTGCTCTCGATGACCGGCGGCCTGATCGCGGCCTACTACCTGCGCCTGGCCGCCGGCGGCGCGGTGGTGCTCACCGCCCTGCTCTTCTTCGCGGCCGCCTCCCTCGCCCGCCGCCGGGCGCCGGCCATCGCGCGGGAGGCGCTGCCGTGA
- a CDS encoding metal ABC transporter ATP-binding protein, with amino-acid sequence MRSFVELEDVDFVYGATPVLERINLTVEPGDFLGIIGPNGSGKTTLLRIVLGLLPPARGSVRLFGHAPAAFRQWGRLGYVPQKATLDPALPVTVREVVATGLLPSLGLFARIGKAERQRIGEVLGQVGMERHGAARIGALSPGQQQRVLIARALVSKPELLILDEPTGGVDPEAQTSFYALLHHLHRERDVTLILVSHDIGVVAKEVTKLACLNRRLIFHGRPGDFLGDAALAALYGPAVRVVSHDH; translated from the coding sequence GTGCGCTCCTTCGTCGAGCTGGAGGACGTGGACTTCGTCTACGGCGCGACCCCGGTGCTCGAGCGCATCAACCTCACCGTCGAGCCCGGCGACTTCCTCGGCATCATCGGCCCCAACGGCTCGGGCAAGACCACCCTCCTCCGCATCGTGCTCGGGCTCTTGCCGCCGGCTCGTGGCTCGGTGCGCCTCTTCGGCCACGCGCCCGCCGCCTTCCGGCAATGGGGACGCCTCGGCTACGTCCCCCAGAAGGCCACGCTCGATCCGGCGCTCCCGGTGACGGTGCGCGAGGTGGTGGCCACCGGCCTGCTCCCGTCGCTCGGCCTGTTCGCGCGGATCGGGAAGGCGGAGCGGCAGCGCATCGGCGAGGTCCTGGGTCAGGTGGGCATGGAGCGCCACGGCGCGGCGCGCATCGGCGCGCTCTCGCCCGGCCAGCAGCAGCGCGTGCTGATCGCGCGCGCGCTGGTGTCCAAGCCCGAGCTGCTGATCCTGGACGAGCCGACCGGCGGGGTGGATCCGGAGGCCCAGACCAGCTTCTACGCCCTGCTGCACCATCTCCACCGCGAGCGCGACGTCACCCTCATCCTGGTGAGCCACGACATCGGCGTGGTGGCCAAGGAGGTCACGAAGCTCGCCTGCCTCAACCGCCGGCTGATCTTCCACGGCCGCCCCGGCGATTTCCTCGGCGACGCGGCCCTCGCCGCGCTCTACGGTCCCGCGGTGCGCGTGGTCAGTCACGACCACTAG